In Oryctolagus cuniculus chromosome 18, mOryCun1.1, whole genome shotgun sequence, the DNA window ATGACACTGGCCCAGTCCCCGGGTAAGCCTGAGCCAGGTTACCCTCCcgctccaggggctgggggagtcAGGCTCTCACCACTCCTCTAGTCAACATTCTTAACACCTGCTCATTTCACACCCACGTGTTTGAGAGTtgtccctgccaccacctgggGCTGTGGATTTCCTGAGCAGCACTGACTGTGGATTATTTAGGTAGGAACACTGCCGATGGCTGAGGCTGCCTAGAttgccctgggctgggcaggcttGGTATCCTGAATCCTGAGCCCCTTGGCTGGTGTTACTATGGCAAGACCTAAGGAAGGCAGAACAAGGAgggcagacaggcagagggacacTACCCTTGCCCTGGGCCACGAGCCTCAGAACTAGGGTAATGTGGGCTTGTGGGCCTCCTGCAGAGGTCTGGGGGGAGGACCCTGTGATGCTCACACTGGCTCTGAAGATGGCCCGGCAAGACCTGACCCGTGCCCAGATGGAGCTTAACACCATGAAGGCCAACTTCGGAGATGTGGTACCCAGGAGGGACTTTGAAATGCAGGAGAAGACCAACAAGGATCttcaggagcaggtgctggggcacaggctgggccaggcagggtaGGATAGGGGCCAAGCAGGTAGGGAGTTCAAATCAGAGACCCTGCCCACAGCTGGATGGCCTGAAAGCTGACTATGAAGAGGTGCGCAAGGAGCATGAGCTCCTGCTACAGCTGCACATGAACACGCTCAAGGAGCGGGACCAGTTTTTATCGGAGCTGCACGAGATCCAGCGCACCTCCACGCCCCGGCCTGACTGGACCAAGTGCGAAGGTGGTGATGGCCACTGGGACCCCGGGGCCCACTGCAGGGGGTGGGCTGGACTTCAGCTCCCTCTCCGCACCTGCAGATGTGGTGGCTGGGGGCCCAGAGCGCTGGCAGATGCTGGCTGAGGGCAAGAACAGCGACCAGCTGGTGGACATCCTCCTGGAGGAGATTGGCGAGGGGCTGCTCCGGGAGAAGGACTTCTTCCCTGGTCTGGTAGGAGAGTCCTGGGCAGAAGGCTTGGACCAGTCGCAACAGCCAGGCAGTGCTGCTAAGGAGACCTGAGCTTCTAAGAGAACCATCTGGCTCTCTTCCTAGCTTGGGAGGGGGCCCAAGATGGACCTAGGGATGAGCTGATATCCTTCCTCCCTTCCAGGGCTTTGGGGAATCCATCCCCGCTTTCCTGCGGTTTGAAGGCCCCGTGCAGAACAAGAAGCCAACCAAGAAGGACGTGGTCAGCCTCCTCAAGGACGTCTGGAAGGAACGTCTAGCAGGGGATAAGGTCAGAGCTCACCAGCCTTGTTGGCTCGGTGTGAACTTCAGATCGGGTCGTCCAGGGGACCCCCTTGAGGTGCTGTGAGCCGGAAGGGGGAGGGCCAACCAACCCTGGAGCAGGCTGACCAAACATTTCCCTCATGCTGCAGAAAGAGAAGTTCCCAGACTTCTTCTTCAGTTTCCTGGAGCGTCGCTTTGGGCCCCGGGATGCCATAGCCTGGGCTTACACCCTTTTTGAAAACATCAAGCTGTTCCGCTCCAACGAGGTCATGAGTCAGTTCTATGCAGTTCTCATGGGAAAGGTGAGCTTGGGCCTGGCCTGCACCTACTTTCCGTGAGAAGGCAGAAAGGAGCTTTTGCCCCCAGCatagcccagctctgccctcactACTCCAGGAACAGCAAACGAGTGAATGCTTCCCTCCCTGTAGAGGAAGGAGAGTGTATATATCAACCAGAAGGAGTTACTGGCCTACTTGCTGAAGGAGATGACAAATGCTGACAGTCAGAACGAGGGGCTAATAACCATGGAGCAGTTCAGGTGAGCGGCCAGTCCAGGCCACCTCAAACTCCTGCCCACATCCCTGGGCAGGCTCCTGGGTATGCAGGGAATAAAGGGAGCTCAGTGCTTGCTGCCCTTCTGACCACTGgtgcaggcagcagaggacgcaggagatgggagggcagGCCTCAGCCACGGCCCGCTGGCCTTCGTGTCTCCCCACAGCACCATCCTCAAGAACACCTTTCCTCTAAAGAAGGGAGAGCATATTCAGGAGCTGATGGAGATAGGAGGCTGGCACCCCAACAGCAGCAATGCAGACTTGCTCAACTACCGCTCATTGTTTATGGAGGTGGGTCAGCGGCTCCAGGAACCTGCCCGGCCCCTAGCCTAGTCTTGGCTGCACCCTGGTCAGTGTGCCCCTCACCTTGCCTTGTGACCCCTCACAGGATGAGGAGGGCCATAGTGAGCCCTTTGTGCAAAAGCTGTGGGAACAGTACATGGATGAGAAGGATGAGTACCTCCAAGAGCTAAAGCAGGAGCTGGGCATGGAACTGTGAGTGACCGTGGGACCCTCAACCTATTCACAAGTCCCCAGGCTGGGCTAGTCCCTCAGGGTGGCATCTCAAGCCCCTGGATCTCCCTATGCACTAACTGTGCTGCCGGGCACTATACACTGCCCCAGCCTGGCAGAAAGGAGGGCACCTTGGCATCTGGAGTCAAGGCCTGCTTCTTTTTTCTTGTGGGCCAGCCGTGATGAAGTGACCGTATACAAGATGCGTGTAGCCCTGATGAACATCGACCCCAGCCTGGATAAGCAGACTCTGAGAGCCTACCTAAGCCAGGCCTTCCAGCTTCTGCCATCAGAACTGCCAGAGGAGGGCAATGAGAAGGAACACAGCATTGCGACAGGGCTCAAGACTGCAATGGAACAGCTGCAGGCGGCTGACATCAAGCGCATGGGACCTCGAGAGCAAGAGCCTGCAAACTAGGGCCCCACGGGCAGTCCGAGTGCTCCAGGGCTGCTAACCTCTGATTTTTAGTATAAAAATTTGTTGGAACCCATGGCTTTCTACAAGCTGTGCTAGGGAgtcaggggggtggggagggagacctAGCCCCTGGATATGCAACAAAACGCAGAATGTTCCATGATACTTTACTTTATTGATGTTAGGAGGCaaggaggagacctggaagagtatACAGGCCAAGGGACCCCAGATGCAGacagggcaagtgttgtggcctGGCCACTACTGGGCAGGGAAGACGGAATTGCCACTGAATGCACAGGGGATGAGCAGCTGCCGGTATTCCAGGGGCAGATGCCGCTCCACAAGGACGTGCAGTGAGACTTGGTCAGTGACCAGGCCCTGCctgcagcagagggagagaaCGGACAGATGGTGTCAGCGTCAGCACTCCCACACCCGCACCCCCCATTCCTCACACTCACCGCCGCATCAGCAGTTCCAGATCCTCCGGCCTCACAGTCTTGCGGCCAGCATGGGCAGCAAATACCTCCAGGTCATTGCAGAGATGCTGGAAATACTTGTCTAGACTGCCAAGGTGAGGGGAGGGAAGATGGACGGTCTGTTGCTGACCTGAGGgcgcctctccccaccccaggtgTCTAGAACTCACCATTTCTCCACCACCTCAAGAGCTGCCTTCTCCATGGGCATCTTAGCATAGAAGCTAAAGAGTTTTGCATAGTGGTTCAGTCCAGTCTTATGTGGATCCTGacggggcctggggccagcagctCGGGGCCTGGGGGGACGCCTGGCCAACACAGGCTCTGAAGACACACTGGGGGCAGGAGTGGACAGAGATGGCTGAATTGCTGTCTGAAAAGGTCCCAATTCAAAGACAAGTTTTGCTGGCTCCTGTGGAGGCTGGGGACCATGTGCTAATCAACCTGGATTAGCAACCCCAGccttggggggagggcaggggccaccTAGAGGCCTAGTCTTTCCTTGGGTCCTGTTCCTTCCCAGACTGGACCCAATGTTTTAGTCTAGCCCCTGCTTGCTCAGGAACGTGACCTCCAGGCCACAAAatggcttttttctccccttAGTCCACGACTGCCTATCCCCTAAtccacctccaggaagccttctgtgACTATATACTGATCTTGTACTTCCCCTCCACCCAGGTTCCTCTAAGCCTCCAGGATGACAGACACATTCTCAGGGAACATCCCCCAATGCGTGCCGCTCTGCTAGGTAACCATCTGTGTAACTATAGGAAGGGGACAACCGACGCCAGGGTCAGTGCCTGCCCCCTTCCCATGAAGACCATGAGGTGGCGGCGTCACGGGGTCTTACACTGCAGCACCAGGCCGCGGGGTTGGCTCAAGGAATGGAGGCGGCTGTTCAGCCTGGAGAAAGCTGGGGGTCCTGGAGGCCATTGCTGGACTTGCTGCggaggaaaggcagagtcataggaGGCTCAGGCTTGACCATCCCACCTCGTCCCACAGGCCTGGTCCTTGTCCTCGCTCAAAAGTCCCACCAGCTCCAGCCACACAGTGACCCTCAGAGTCTTCCTGGCCCTCTAACACCCCTAGTACCTAGAAATACAACCCAAGCAAGCTCCTGTGATGTGTCAGGGCTTGAACACAATGTCAccatgtggggccggtgctgtggtgtaacaggttaagccgccacctgcggggctgacatcccatatgggtgctggttcaagtcccggctgctcctctttcagtccagctctctgctatggcctgggaaatcagcggaatATGGCCGAAGTGCaggggcccctgtacctgcatggaagacccggaagaaggtcctatCTCCTGATCAGCCGAgttctgaccattgaggccacttgcggactgagccaacagatggaagactttgtctctccctctctctgcgactctacctctcaactaaatacataaatcttaaaaaaaaaaaaaaaaaaaaaagccaccactCACCACGATCCCTGCTCTGGGCCTCTTACCTGCCCTGCCAGAGGGGTCCTCATCTCCTGAAGATACATCCGACTCCTCAGCCTCCACGGCGCCCTGGGATCCCATTGATTCTGTCACCTCTGGAGGAGCAGCAGGCCATGGATGTGGCTCTGAGAGCAGAAAGACAGAGTAGCAAAGACAGACCCGCCCACTGAGGGGAGACGGTCCAGAGCAGTACCAGGACACACAGATCTGCGATCTCCGGGCCCAACACTGACTCTGCTCTTAGAAGCAGGAGGGGCCCACAACCAGGAAGCACACATATGGGCTTGAGGATGGACAACCACTAGCGCCAACTCTCACCCAAGTTAAGCTTAGCTCCAGGCCACTTGTCCCACATACTCACTGTCATTTTGCAGCCCAGGCTGACTGCTCTGTGTCCAGTGGTCCACAGCCTTCTCTGTATCTTCAGTCTCATTGTGAGAGGGATGGGGCAGGGAGTGATGCACACTAGGGGAACGGCCAACCAAGGGCTGGGAGAAGGGCTGGGTGTCCTCCAACACAGTGTCCGTTGGCACAGTAGCCACAGGGGTTCTGAGGCTATTACCTAGAGGTCAAGGGCACTCAATGTATGCAATGCCTACCTGCTACTACCCAGAATTaccaggccctgggctgtgggctcCCTGGGTCGGTCCCGAGGAAGAGAAGACAACACAGCCTTCAGCCTTACCTCCCTTGCACAGCTCTCGTGCTCTTGGCCTGGCATTCCCAGGCCTCCACAGCTGCTCCCTAGTCCCTGAGCAGCGCATCTGTGCCTCAGCTCTCCACTTCTCACTCTGCCCCTCTAGCCAGGACCCCCGTCTTACTATGGTGAATTTAAGCTAAAATCAAGTTCCTGGGTCTGCTCTGATCGGCTAGCTGATCCTGAAACTCTGCATTTTCAACCTGCCAACAAGCTCCAGCCACACCAACCTCCCTTCCACACTCTGTCCTGTAGCTTCTCAAGGATACGACGTTCTCAGAAACACTTGGAGAGGGCTCTTACAGGCCTGTGTAACCTACCACACTATCAAGGATGGAACACCTTGTGGAAAGAGAGCAGAAACTCTTCATAGACTTACTGGCCACGCTagctccctggctttggccacacTGAGAAGGGAGCAATGCCAGACTCAGCACACCTCCTATCTATCATAGAGGGAGAACTTTCTCCAAAAGCCGCAAGTGGAAAACCTCAATGTTACCTGAAGGAGCCAAAGAAGTATCTCGCAGATCTTGCAAAAGGACACCCACGTCCACAGCTCGGCGGGTGGGGGGTCTACGGGCCAAACCAGGCCTCTTCACAGACTGTGGCTGAACAGGGGTGGCAAAGGTCAGGTTGAGAGAGCTGGTGGGAAGGAGGAGGCACATGGGGAAGTCAGGCACCTGAGCTCTCGTCACTCTGAATGCAGCCACTGTGCCGAGAGGCTAAGACAGTCAGGGAGCAATGTGACAGATTCCACCTCAGCCAGTACCCTGCCTCCCCGAGCTTCTCCACCAAACCCAAACAAGCAGCATCACCTGGTGAGGGAGGAGGCGCCGGCAGTCTCAGGAGGCTCTGTCAACGACCAGCGAGAGGATGTAAAAACAAGAAATCACATAAGTTACCAGGCCCTCTCAGGGAGGAGAAACCGGGTACCAACAGATGGTGCCCAGGGCCTCACCTTGGGAGAGAGGCAGCCCTTGGTCCACTTCTTGCTGAAACACTGACAgcctcagcctctgcttcctcctgccaTGGGCCAACAGGCCTGGCGCCAGGCTCGTGGTGGGCTCAAGTTCAGGAAGTTGCAGCTCCAGGCTACAAAGATGGAGTTCATCTCAGAGAAGCCTAATTCTGGCTCTGGGGGCTCTCAAGAAGCTCCCCATTAGATCCGCCCAACAGCCCAGTCCAACGGGGAGACTACTCTTCACCTGCCCCGACTGCTTTCCCGTCTAGGGGGCTGGACCACCGGCGGCGCTGGTGCGGGCTTCACCACTGACTTTGGCACAAGGACAGAAGATTCTGGGGCTGTAAACAACACCGAGAGGCTGGGGCTGACAGGACAGGCTTCCTGAAGGAAGGCTACCACAGGACCAGTGTTGGACTGGCCGCCGACTCTGCCCACCGGCCAGCACCCACTGACCTGTAAGTAGGATGTTCTTCAGCAGAGTCCGGGGTGTCTGTTCGTCCAGGTGTCTACTGGCCTGGGTGTGGGCCAGTCGGCTGACAGACTATGAACAAAAGCACCAAACAACCAGTCTGTTTGCTTAGAAATTCCCTCAAGGTACGCACCAGAGTACAGCTAGACTTGAGCGACCCCTGAAGGCAACCAGGACCCTAGAATGGCCAGTGGGCTGGGCACTTACCCTGGTCCCATGGGAGTGTCGTCTGGCAGTCGACTTTCTTTGGCTGCTCCGCCTCCTGGGTGAAGGCGTTTCAAGCAGGGTTCTCTGGGTCCTGTATAAAGATCAGTGGATGTGGGAATTACAGaggggctgggggtagggggcagAGGATGAAGGCCCGACTTGCCTTCACCAGGGGTCTTGGCCTGAAGCCCTTTAGTGCCTCCCGTAGTCCCTGTTCCCGGCCCTGGGTCAACAGGAGTGTAGGTGAAGGAGAACCCCAGGCTATGGAAGAGACAAGGAACATGACTGACTCAGCCAGAAAGAGCGGCTGAGGTGTCACAGAGGTGACCACAGCAGAATCCTAAGAGGACAGCAGTGGCTGACTGCTGACAAGAGGAGCAACGGAAGGGTATCCATCCCAGACTTTAAAATAGCAACCTTTGTACTCCAAAAATACGTGCAATTACCGTGtgtccactaaaaaaaaaaaaaaaaaaaaaaaaaaaaaacaaaaaaacacacacacacacacacaaaaaacctttCTTTAAAATCCAAGGATATCTGCGTATTCTTAAGGGTTCTAAGTATTTGTCAGGATATGACAGCAACTTTCACATGAGCCACCCCAGCCCTCGTCTCTCCACTGCAATCAGGTCCCAGAGCCAGGTTAACGTCGCCAGGGCTCCCAACTCATCAGCACTACCACGAGTGGCTTCCCGTCCCCTATAAAGGAACTGCACTGGCTCAGGCCGACAGATACCAACTTCTGCACACTCTGCACCCATGAGCTCACCACGTCCCTCACAAACTGACACTCCCGCCAAGTCAGGCCAAGTTCCCTGCTCCCCAGCAAAGCGACTTTCCAGTTCCTGCCTCCCGACTGGGCTCTCCGGCTCCTCGCCCATCTTCCAGCTGGGAGCCACAGAGACAACAGCGAAAGGTGGAGAAGTTCAAGGCAGAGCCTGGACACACACCCCCTGGGCTGCTGTGAAAGTAACCcagagaacagaacagaaactcagaCTCTGAGCGCCTGTCCGTCCCTCGGGTCGGGCTCTGTGGTCCCGAGGCCGGGCTGCCCCGAACCCCAAGAAGTGGGGGCATAAACATCTGCGCCCGCACCCAGCTGGGGCGGTGACGTCAGTTCTCAGGGATCTGGACTCAGTGTCTCTCTCCGAACGGGGGTGGCACCAGATTCCACCCCGATCTCACTCCCGCGCCCCGACGCTCAAGCACTCGAGCAGCACCCTCCAGTACCCAGCTCGAATACTCCGGGGTCGCCGCGGGGAGCGCGAGTCCGCTGTATCCAACACGCGCCGTAGCAGCGTGCGCGTCGTAGGCTCGCTGTTGGGACTGTAGCCGTCAGCCATGGCTTCAGCCGCCCAGCGTCTCAACCGCCCCCACAGCCGCAGCCGCAGCGTTCCCGCCACCCTATTTAAGGGAAGTCTCGCGATACTGCTGCACAGGCCCACGGGAATTGTAGTTCTCGCCCTACCGCGGCACGCTGCGTGTTGCGTGGTGATCTGGAACCCTGGCCTCATGAGGATCCCTACGTGGAGTGAGCCTGGGCAAGTGGATGCAACCGATCCAAGTCTTGGTTTTCTCGTCTGTACATTGAAGATGATACACACCTAATAAGGAACGTGTAATGATTTCATGAATCAATGCTTCATGCTGGTCTGATACTGGGAAAGAGAGAATCAATAAACAGCCGTCACTATTAGAATACCACTCtgccggctcaataggctaatcctccgcctgcggcgccggcacaccaggttctagtcccagttggggcgccggattctgtcccgcttgcccctcttccaggccagttctctgctgtggccagggagtgcagtggaggatggcccaagtgcttgggacctgtaccccaagggagaccaggataagtacctggctcctgccatcagatcagcacggtgcaacAGCCGccgctgccattggagggtgaaccaacggcaaaggaagacctttctctctgtctctctctctctctcactgtccactctgcctgtcaaaaaacaaacaaacaaaaaaacaccactcagtcccatctccctctcccagaAAGGGGAGACACTTGAGCCTGGGAAAAGAACTTTGTGCTATGGGTGACCTGGTCAGCTTTGCATAAGTAAGAGCTCTGTAGGGTCTAGGGTCTGAATCTATCAGAAGAGACTAGGTTTATAGGCTCCAGGTTTAGTTACTGAGTCATTTGTGATCCGGAACAAATGTTGGTATCTCTAAACAAGGCCGCTGTGGAATGAATCCCAGTTATAAAAGTTCTGTTAATGCTGGAAGTGCTTACCATATTTTCCACCAGTTGATAGTCCTGCTCCCAGATTGAGTGTTAGGTACCTGATACCCCACACAGGCATGAACATGTATGTGCTTGTTAGAAAATGGAGAAGCAAAGAGGGCCGGTGTGGTGGCAGAGGCCGgagtctggctgcttcacttcccatccagctccctggaatgtGCCTgagcaagcagtggaagatgacccaagtacttgggcccctgccacccctgtgagtgGTCATGATTGAGTTTCTGGGTCCtcgcttcagcttggcccagacctggtgttgcagccatttacagagtgaactggtggatggttCATTGTCTgtctttattataaataaataaataatttttaaaaaatggagcaaagaaaaatagatttttgctTCTCAAAGAGAGTTGCAGAAGAAAAGCATAACCAATATTTCTTATCATTTAGATCTGATTTCCCTGTTATCTGAGTTTGCCAGTCCTTTACAGACACATTTTGATGATAACTATCAACTACCTAAATGCAATATTTGTTTATTAGTAAAGCTTGAACTGGATAATAGAAAGAAAACACCAACATCTTTCAAAAAAGTTCGAAACAGGAGCTTAAGTCTGTGCACTTATTCTGTGTGCTCATATAGTTGATTAAGCTTCATAGTAATTAATGGTttaaagcaggttaagccgctgtctgcagtgccagcatcccatatgggcacctgatcaattcctggctgctccacttctgatccagctccctagtaatgcacctggaagaacagtgaaagatggtccaagtgtttgggtccctgcacccacatgggagacccaaaggaaagctcctggctcctggctttggcctggcccagccctagccgttgtggccacttggggagtaaaccagtggatggaggatctctttctctcttctctctctgtatctctgcctttcaaataaatacattttttaaagctaaTAATAAAGTtaacaagtttttttcttttgtaagtttttgtttatttaaagatttatttatttatttgaaaggcagagttacagagagagggggagagacagagatgttccatctgctggttcactccccaaatggttgcaaaggcctaaagccaggagcctggaactccatccgggtctcccacgtaggggcaggtgcccaaacactagggccaaaTGCTGcattccaaggtgcattagcagggggctgtagcagacgtggagcagccgggccttggaCCTTCACAGGGGATTCCCAACAGCAGCCCAACCTGCttcgccacaatgccggcctctttTGCAAGCTTTCAAATACCctgcctgttttgtttttatataaaataattataaataacacATACTAGGGTTCCATTTCATATCTGTGAGGGAAAAAAATGAGCGTATGTCAAGAGAaagggtgaagaggcccaagaaAAAGTGAGCAGAAGTGGGAATTCAGCAAAAGCAGGCTGGTTTGTAGCCCATTCCTGGGGAGAATTGCCTGGCTCCTCCCACATTTTCCAAAGGCCTTGGTCGCCATTTTCCCCCCCAAAGCAGTGGAGCTGGGCAGGCTGTTTTGTTGTAATGCAAATTAGTTTGCCTATTCCACAAGCCATTTTGGATTAGCTGGTTCCAGccgggctactctgcttctgagccagtttcctgctaagccCGCctagggcagcagatgatggctctagtacctGAAtcctggccacccacgtgggagacccggatggagttagagctcttggcttcggccttttgggggcatttggggatggaagatccttgtcactctgctttcaaataaattaatacttttttttttttttttaaaggaaggaacCTTATAATAACCCCAAGTTGCCTGCGGAATAAAAATCTCAAACCTTTTAATACGGCTCAGTCGAATCTTTCCCGCCTTCTGCGGTCCTCCTCCCAGGCTCAATAGGGCGGGGCAACTACCCCTCCCCACCCAAGCTTTTCCACGTTTTTTCTTCTTGGACCCTGGCCCCCATTTTCTCCTCTGTCCTGTTGATTCCTTTCTACGCATTTACATCTGTCCTCCAAAAAGGCATTCCTCCAGGTGGTCTGGTTCCACACTCCACTGCTTTGCAGATAGGCAGGTGCCCATTTAAGTCACTAAGGGAATCAACGCACGCAGCGGCTGAATCGGGATTGTCCTCAGAGCAGTGAAAGGTGCTCCTGACGCCCTTCGGACGCCGGGGCCCATGTTTCTTCTCACTCCCCCTGCAGGAATGTCATCGATTCTAAGGCACGGGGTTTGGGATCTCTTGGGGTAGGGAACAACCTCGCCCCAATTCTGGTCCACAGTAACCCGACCTCTCCCTTAGGCGGCGCGCAAGGCCGCGCCCACCGAGCTCAGCGCCAGGCATCACGGGACTTGTAGTCTCCGTGAGGGCACACTTACGGCGCTTGCGCACTTGTGAGGGGGCACGTTCCTCACCCCCATCAGGATTCCGGGTCCTTGTGAGGGACAGTCCCTGCAACAGCGTTCCAACCGGACACAGCGCTCTCGTCCTCCAGGAACAAGCCAGGTCGGGGAATACTCCGCTCTGCAAAGGTTGTTGGAGGGCTTTGAAAAGCGGTAGGAATAAGCACGCCCCCTCTCCGGAAGTGAGCGACGCCTGGCGCGGTGCATTGTGGGGGGCGTAGTCCTCCTTCCCAGGCGGTCCTTCGCGGCGTCCCCGGGGCCGACTCCCGAGCGCAGGCGGGCGGCCGGGCAGGCGTCGCAGCGCGGGCCGGCGGGAAGCGTACTCTGGGCACGGGGCGCCGGGCAGGCCCGGCTGCGCCAGGCGGCAGTAGTGGGAGGCTGCCTAAAGCCTCGCGCGGCGCCGCCCGTCGAAGGGCGGGCGGCGGCGGACCGACCCGGCCGTCGAAGGGCGCAGGAGGCCGGAGGGGCCGTGCTGGGCGGCGCGGCGCAGCGCAGCCATGCCTGGCTTTACGTGCTGCGTACCGGGCTGCTACAATAACTCGCACCGGGACAAGGCGCTGCACTTCTACACGTTTCCTAAGGACGCTGAGCTACGGCGCCTGTGGCTGAAGAACGTGTCCCGTGCCGGCGTCAGTGGGTGCTTCTCCACCTTCCAGCCCACCACGGGCCACCGTCTCTGCAGCGTTCACTTCCAGGGCGGCCGCAAGACCTACACGGTGCGTGTCCCCACCATCTTCCCGCTGCGCGGCGTCAATGAGCGCAAAGTAGCGCGCAGACCCGCGGGAGCTGCGGCGGCTcgccgcaggcagcagcagcagcagcagcagcagcaacaacaacagcagcagcaacagcaacagcagcagcaacagcagcagcagcaacagcagcagcaagcgTCGCCGTCCGCCTCCACTGCCCAGacctcccagctgcagcccaacCTGGTGTCTGCCTCCGCGGCCGTGCTCCTCACCCTTCAGGCCGCCGTAGACAGCAACCAGGCTCCGGGATCCGTACCGCCGGCTCCCACCACCCCCTCCGGAGAAGACGTGAAGCCCATCGACCTTACTGTGCAGGTGGAGTTCGCAGCCGCAGAGGGTGCGGCCGCAGCAGCTGCTGCGTCGGAGCTAGAGGCCGCCACAGCGGGGCTGGAGGCCGCCGAGTGCCCCATGGGCCCCCAGTTGGTGGTGGTCGGGGAAGAGGGCTTCCCTGACACTGGCTCCGACCACTCTTACTCGCTGTCGTCAGGCACCACGGAGGAGGAGCTGCTGCGCAAGCTGAACGAGCAGCGGGATATCCTGGCGCTGATGGAAGTGAAGATGAAAGAGATGAAGGGCAGCATCCGTCACCTGCGTCTCACCGAGGCCAAGTTGCGCGAAGAGCTGCGCGAGAAGGATCGTCTCCTGGCCATGGCTGTGATCCGCAAGAAGCACGGGATGTGAACGGGTCGCCCTGCGGCCTGCGGCAGTCCTCAGGCCGCTGTGGGACTCCCCTGGACTCCTGGGGCACTAGTTGACAGTACTGAGGATTAGGGCAGCTGGACTCATGCTGGTGATCTGGCGATCTCACTTGTTTCCTCCGTACACAGCGGTCTGGGGCCTCCGACTCTGCACTGGTGACACCAGCATTTGTGACTTGGTTTACCCTCTTTCCCCAGTTTATGTTGCAGATTCTGGTCAAGCAGAGGCTTCAGAACCAGTGAACTTGAAACTTAACCCctgagggttgcaggtgggatgc includes these proteins:
- the CENPT gene encoding centromere protein T isoform X1 → MADGYSPNSEPTTRTLLRRVLDTADSRSPRRPRSIRAGTQRTLLETPSPRRRSSQRKSTARRHSHGTRSVSRLAHTQASRHLDEQTPRTLLKNILLTAPESSVLVPKSVVKPAPAPPVVQPPRRESSRGSLELQLPELEPTTSLAPGLLAHGRRKQRLRLSVFQQEVDQGLPLSQEPPETAGASSLTSSLNLTFATPVQPQSVKRPGLARRPPTRRAVDVGVLLQDLRDTSLAPSGNSLRTPVATVPTDTVLEDTQPFSQPLVGRSPSVHHSLPHPSHNETEDTEKAVDHWTQSSQPGLQNDKPHPWPAAPPEVTESMGSQGAVEAEESDVSSGDEDPSGRAASPAMASRTPSFLQAEQPPPFLEPTPRPGAAVVSSEPVLARRPPRPRAAGPRPRQDPHKTGLNHYAKLFSFYAKMPMEKAALEVVEKCLDKYFQHLCNDLEVFAAHAGRKTVRPEDLELLMRRQGLVTDQVSLHVLVERHLPLEYRQLLIPCAFSGNSVFPAQ
- the CENPT gene encoding centromere protein T isoform X2, which produces MRPGFQITTQHAACRGRARTTIPVGLCSSIARLPLNRVAGTLRLRLWGRLRRWAAEAMADGYSPNSEPTTRTLLRRVLDTADSRSPRRPRSIRAGTQRTLLETPSPRRRSSQRKSTARRHSHGTRSVSRLAHTQASRHLDEQTPRTLLKNILLTAPESSVLVPKSVVKPAPAPPVVQPPRRESSRGSLELQLPELEPTTSLAPGLLAHGRRKQRLRLSVFQQEVDQGLPLSQEPPETAGASSLTSSLNLTFATPVQPQSVKRPGLARRPPTRRAVDVGVLLQDLRDTSLAPSGNSLRTPVATVPTDTVLEDTQPFSQPLVGRSPSVHHSLPHPSHNETEDTEKAVDHWTQSSQPGLQNDKVTESMGSQGAVEAEESDVSSGDEDPSGRAASPAMASRTPSFLQAEQPPPFLEPTPRPGAAVVSSEPVLARRPPRPRAAGPRPRQDPHKTGLNHYAKLFSFYAKMPMEKAALEVVEKCLDKYFQHLCNDLEVFAAHAGRKTVRPEDLELLMRRQGLVTDQVSLHVLVERHLPLEYRQLLIPCAFSGNSVFPAQ
- the THAP11 gene encoding THAP domain-containing protein 11; translated protein: MPGFTCCVPGCYNNSHRDKALHFYTFPKDAELRRLWLKNVSRAGVSGCFSTFQPTTGHRLCSVHFQGGRKTYTVRVPTIFPLRGVNERKVARRPAGAAAARRRQQQQQQQQQQQQQQQQQQQQQQQQQQQQQQASPSASTAQTSQLQPNLVSASAAVLLTLQAAVDSNQAPGSVPPAPTTPSGEDVKPIDLTVQVEFAAAEGAAAAAAASELEAATAGLEAAECPMGPQLVVVGEEGFPDTGSDHSYSLSSGTTEEELLRKLNEQRDILALMEVKMKEMKGSIRHLRLTEAKLREELREKDRLLAMAVIRKKHGM